A single Phytohabitans houttuyneae DNA region contains:
- a CDS encoding S8 family peptidase — MRSIRRKALAAASAAVLGATAVAAATAVPAAGAAGADASFLVLAPDGGSTAAAAAAVAAAGGTVVAAYDQIGVLVARSANPDFARDAAVPGVEAVAATTGLGTALDEGQTLAEVGSAVQAATGDPTGEPLFGQQWDMPQIEVPQAHAVTTGDPNVVVGVLDSGISSSHPDLASQIAKDKSASCLGGVADTSEAAWNPTTSDHGTHVAGTIAAAINGVGVAGVAPGVKVAAVKVVNDAGFIYPEAAVCGFMWAAEHGMQVTNNSYYIDPWEFNCRNDARQRPVWQAVQRAIRYSQSQGVLNVASAGNSNIDLAHTAVDSGSPNDGSGPVEDRTVTAACLDLPAEAPGVLTVSAVGPTEQKSYYSSYGLGVVDVTAPGGDTRFRTQGARSTLTDAILSTTFNTTTKTNGWGYKQGTSMSGPHAAGVAALALSAHPGLRPGQLAALLERTANPLTCPAGVYNPVPLLDGYEATCSGGQRTSFYGAGNVNAYDVVR, encoded by the coding sequence GTGAGATCCATCCGTCGAAAGGCGCTTGCCGCCGCGTCCGCAGCGGTGCTGGGCGCTACGGCCGTCGCCGCGGCCACCGCCGTACCCGCGGCTGGCGCCGCTGGAGCGGACGCCAGCTTCCTCGTCCTCGCGCCGGACGGCGGCTCGACCGCCGCGGCCGCCGCCGCGGTGGCCGCCGCCGGTGGCACGGTCGTGGCCGCCTACGACCAGATCGGCGTTCTTGTCGCCCGCTCCGCCAACCCCGACTTCGCCCGCGACGCGGCCGTTCCCGGCGTCGAGGCGGTCGCCGCCACCACCGGGCTCGGCACGGCGCTGGACGAGGGGCAGACGCTGGCCGAGGTCGGCTCGGCGGTCCAGGCCGCGACCGGCGACCCCACCGGGGAGCCGCTGTTCGGCCAGCAGTGGGACATGCCGCAGATCGAGGTGCCGCAGGCGCACGCGGTCACCACCGGCGACCCGAACGTTGTCGTCGGCGTGCTGGACAGCGGCATCTCCAGCAGCCACCCCGACCTGGCCAGCCAGATCGCCAAGGACAAGAGCGCGTCCTGCCTCGGCGGCGTGGCCGACACCAGCGAGGCCGCGTGGAACCCCACCACCTCCGACCACGGCACCCACGTCGCCGGCACCATCGCCGCCGCGATCAACGGGGTCGGTGTCGCCGGTGTGGCACCGGGCGTCAAGGTCGCCGCGGTCAAGGTCGTCAACGACGCCGGCTTCATCTACCCGGAGGCGGCGGTCTGCGGCTTCATGTGGGCGGCCGAGCACGGCATGCAGGTGACCAACAACAGCTACTACATCGACCCGTGGGAGTTCAACTGCCGTAACGACGCCCGGCAGCGGCCGGTGTGGCAGGCCGTGCAGCGGGCCATCCGGTACTCGCAGAGCCAGGGCGTGCTGAACGTCGCGTCGGCCGGCAACTCCAACATCGACCTCGCGCACACCGCCGTGGACAGCGGCAGCCCGAACGACGGCAGCGGCCCGGTGGAGGACCGTACCGTCACCGCCGCCTGCCTGGACCTGCCGGCCGAGGCGCCCGGCGTGCTGACCGTCTCGGCGGTCGGGCCGACCGAGCAGAAGAGCTACTACTCCTCGTACGGTCTCGGCGTGGTCGACGTGACCGCACCCGGCGGCGACACCCGCTTCCGCACCCAGGGCGCGCGCTCCACGCTGACCGACGCGATCCTGTCGACGACGTTCAACACCACGACGAAGACCAACGGCTGGGGGTACAAGCAGGGCACCTCGATGTCCGGCCCGCACGCCGCGGGCGTGGCCGCGCTGGCCCTGTCGGCCCACCCGGGCCTGCGGCCGGGACAGCTCGCGGCGCTGCTGGAGCGCACCGCCAACCCGCTGACCTGCCCGGCGGGCGTCTACAACCCGGTACCGCTGCTGGACGGGTACGAGGCCACGTGCAGCGGCGGCCAGCGCACCAGCTTCTACGGCGCGGGCAACGTGAACGCGTACGACGTCGTCCGGTAA
- a CDS encoding DUF885 domain-containing protein: MDTLARLGDEYFRLHFAADPFEAGVFGVPGYDAEVPDPSRAAAARLAGELARVAAELATVDRDALAPEDRISHAILSRLLRDQQQRLRDGATEVAVTASIAGPFAQVVASVPAATGSNEAYLARLEKLGGFFDRHVERYRQAAADGRFPTELGVRQAVAQIDAYLATPITRDPLLRPDGQDARATEIINSGVRPALTRFRTALAEHLLPVGRDGERVGLCHVPGGAEAYRTLVGAYTTTELGPEEIHQIGLDLVAELRAEFAERGGRTLGISDVDEVLGRLREDPGLRFGAAQEIVDTVTGALRRAEEAAPDWFDTYDIAPCVVREMDPAEAENSVLGYYVAPAADGSRPGTHVVNTYRPDLRARFEYEVLAFHESVPGHHLQVAVAQSRDDLPRFRRFAFFDAHGEGWGLYTERLSDEMGLYTSDLSRLGMVSFDAWRACRLVVDTGMHHLGWSRERAIAYMRGNTALSETNIANEVDRYIAMPGQALAYMIGRLRIRQLRDRAQAVLGPAFDIRAFHHEVLAHGPLPLDTLEELVSTPV; the protein is encoded by the coding sequence ATGGACACCTTGGCCCGGCTGGGCGACGAGTACTTTCGCCTGCATTTCGCCGCCGACCCGTTCGAAGCCGGCGTGTTCGGCGTGCCCGGCTATGACGCCGAGGTGCCCGACCCGAGTCGTGCCGCCGCCGCGCGGCTGGCCGGCGAGCTGGCCCGGGTCGCGGCGGAGCTTGCCACCGTCGACCGCGACGCCCTCGCCCCTGAGGACCGGATCAGTCACGCGATCCTGAGCCGGCTGCTGCGCGACCAGCAGCAGCGGCTGCGCGACGGAGCCACCGAGGTCGCCGTCACCGCGAGCATCGCCGGGCCGTTCGCGCAGGTGGTGGCGAGCGTGCCGGCGGCGACCGGTTCGAACGAGGCGTACCTGGCCCGGCTGGAGAAGCTGGGCGGCTTCTTCGACCGGCACGTCGAGCGGTACCGGCAGGCCGCGGCCGACGGCCGCTTCCCGACCGAGCTCGGCGTGCGCCAGGCGGTCGCCCAAATCGACGCTTACCTCGCCACGCCCATCACGCGCGACCCCCTGCTGCGACCGGACGGACAGGACGCCCGCGCCACCGAGATCATCAATTCGGGGGTACGCCCGGCGCTGACGCGTTTCCGGACTGCGCTCGCCGAGCACCTGCTGCCCGTCGGGCGGGACGGCGAGCGGGTCGGGCTGTGCCACGTGCCCGGCGGTGCCGAGGCCTACCGCACTTTGGTCGGTGCCTACACCACCACCGAGCTCGGACCGGAGGAGATTCACCAGATCGGCCTCGATCTTGTGGCGGAGCTGCGGGCGGAGTTCGCCGAGCGTGGCGGCCGGACGCTGGGGATCAGCGACGTCGACGAGGTTCTCGGGCGGCTGCGCGAGGATCCCGGCCTTCGGTTCGGCGCCGCCCAGGAGATCGTGGACACCGTCACCGGCGCCCTGCGGCGGGCCGAGGAGGCCGCGCCGGACTGGTTCGACACCTACGACATCGCTCCGTGCGTGGTGCGCGAGATGGATCCGGCCGAGGCGGAAAACTCGGTGCTCGGCTACTACGTCGCACCCGCCGCGGACGGCTCGCGGCCGGGCACGCACGTGGTGAACACCTACCGGCCGGACCTGCGGGCCCGGTTCGAGTACGAGGTGCTGGCTTTCCACGAGAGCGTCCCCGGGCATCACCTGCAGGTCGCGGTCGCCCAGTCGCGCGACGACCTGCCGCGGTTCCGGCGCTTCGCGTTCTTCGACGCGCACGGCGAGGGCTGGGGGCTGTACACGGAGCGGCTGAGCGACGAGATGGGGCTGTACACAAGCGACCTGAGCCGGCTCGGCATGGTGTCCTTCGACGCGTGGCGGGCGTGCCGCCTCGTGGTCGACACCGGCATGCACCACCTCGGCTGGTCCCGCGAGCGGGCCATCGCGTACATGCGCGGCAACACGGCGCTGTCCGAGACCAACATCGCCAACGAGGTCGACCGGTACATCGCGATGCCGGGGCAGGCGCTGGCGTACATGATCGGGCGGCTGCGCATCCGGCAGCTCCGCGATCGCGCACAGGCGGTACTCGGGCCGGCGTTCGACATACGCGCGTTCCACCACGAGGTGCTCGCCCACGGGCCGCTGCCGCTGGACACGCTGGAGGAGCTGGTCTCCACCCCGGTGTAG
- a CDS encoding methyltransferase domain-containing protein: MDGGSDHAYAASTCVWGTAPEPLLEEIAGGESVDAWRVLDAGAGEGRNTAYLARHGATVDAIEVSRLAVENARTTWGELPGVTWSVGDLREVALPAAHYDLVVLDSVLHWLADATDADRVLDRLRAATRPGGRHLMCAFDDRHQELDGHPVPPRFIPAHAWYVSRYDGWHIEMVRTEEIVSAHPGAPHPHAHSVTKLVARRPALD; the protein is encoded by the coding sequence ATGGACGGCGGATCCGACCACGCGTACGCCGCGAGCACCTGCGTCTGGGGAACGGCGCCTGAACCGCTGCTGGAGGAGATCGCGGGCGGGGAAAGCGTCGACGCGTGGCGGGTGCTGGACGCCGGCGCCGGCGAGGGGCGCAACACTGCCTATCTGGCTCGTCACGGCGCCACCGTAGACGCCATCGAGGTGTCCCGGCTGGCGGTCGAGAACGCCCGCACCACCTGGGGCGAGCTGCCCGGCGTCACCTGGAGTGTCGGCGACCTGCGCGAGGTCGCGCTGCCCGCCGCACACTACGACCTCGTCGTCCTCGACAGCGTGCTGCACTGGCTCGCCGACGCCACCGACGCCGACCGCGTCCTCGACCGGTTGCGCGCGGCGACCCGGCCGGGCGGCCGGCACCTGATGTGCGCCTTCGACGATCGGCACCAGGAGCTGGACGGCCATCCGGTGCCACCGCGCTTCATACCGGCACACGCCTGGTACGTGTCCCGCTACGACGGCTGGCACATCGAGATGGTCCGCACCGAGGAGATCGTCTCCGCACACCCGGGCGCGCCGCACCCCCACGCCCACTCGGTGACGAAACTTGTCGCGCGCCGACCAGCCTTGGATTGA
- a CDS encoding DUF5655 domain-containing protein yields MDDDEWTVERHLKGKPAEIVALYNRFIELAEACGPFTYAVAKTAITLKGSRRGFTGASPGTRWLDGYIDLQRQVQDPRIRRSTPYTKRLFVNRFRVVSLDELDDEFGGWLAESYKVGQGEHITSPGTP; encoded by the coding sequence ATGGACGACGATGAGTGGACTGTGGAGCGTCATCTGAAGGGCAAGCCCGCCGAGATTGTCGCGCTGTACAACCGATTCATCGAGCTTGCCGAGGCGTGCGGGCCGTTCACCTACGCCGTGGCGAAGACCGCGATCACCCTGAAGGGCAGCCGGCGCGGGTTTACCGGCGCGAGCCCCGGCACCAGGTGGCTGGACGGATACATCGATCTGCAGCGGCAGGTGCAGGATCCGCGGATCCGCCGCTCCACGCCGTATACGAAGCGCCTTTTCGTCAACCGCTTCCGCGTCGTGTCGCTCGACGAGCTCGACGACGAGTTCGGCGGCTGGCTGGCCGAGTCTTACAAGGTGGGCCAGGGCGAGCACATCACCAGCCCCGGCACGCCGTAG
- a CDS encoding thioesterase II family protein, with product MHQSHAAFAEDLVAAIGPYTDRRYAITAHCGAVPYALETVWRVHSLGLAPPVRLLASSWGAPQRGLYGRLNHIDLSTLDGIAEVKAMGARLGRPVPDDLADLLADVLEEELRIQRGYHYRAEKPLPCPVTVVGWSEDDVVPDREVHQGWEEVAKVRHETLDGRHRDYLSCPPALREVLLRDLEA from the coding sequence GTGCACCAGTCGCACGCCGCGTTCGCCGAGGACCTCGTCGCGGCGATCGGGCCGTACACCGACCGGCGCTACGCCATCACGGCCCACTGTGGAGCGGTCCCCTACGCGCTGGAGACGGTCTGGCGCGTCCACTCGCTGGGTCTGGCACCGCCGGTGCGCCTGCTCGCCTCATCCTGGGGTGCACCGCAGCGCGGCCTCTACGGCAGGCTCAACCACATCGACCTGTCCACTCTGGACGGCATCGCCGAGGTGAAGGCGATGGGTGCGCGGCTGGGCCGGCCGGTGCCGGACGACCTGGCCGACCTGCTCGCCGACGTGCTGGAGGAGGAGCTGCGGATCCAGCGCGGCTACCACTACCGGGCCGAGAAACCGCTGCCATGCCCCGTCACGGTCGTCGGCTGGAGCGAAGACGACGTGGTGCCCGACCGCGAGGTGCACCAAGGGTGGGAGGAAGTCGCCAAGGTGCGGCACGAGACGCTCGACGGCCGGCACCGCGACTACCTGTCCTGTCCGCCCGCACTGCGCGAGGTGTTGCTGCGCGACCTGGAGGCCTGA
- a CDS encoding cytochrome P450 has translation MRITPTLADDRVPLDTIDLFDPARYAAGSQHAAWRTLREQAPVWRQAGPDGRPFWSVTRYDDVLRVIKDHRTFSSEHGTILAVLGGDPAGGRTINLMDPPRHGAVRVPTMTLLSTGAMLRREHVIRARVRAMVQPLLAGGELDLARLLLPLPLLAVGDIIGIPTEYWQDIPRWTMAGVAPADPAFADGTVEETLQSAHHELFAMFHALVRERRVRPQPDVITSLLGVQIDGARLRTEDVVLNCYSFVMGANTTTPHVASQLLLAFAERPDLWRELRAAPELADDAVEEGLRWSTPTNHLVRRTNKAVTIAGTDIDEGELICAWVASANRDESRFADPYRFDPRRAPNPHLALGNGIHFCNGGPAARLVLRILLEELLPHVAEFEVSGDVRHLRSNFINGLTSLPLRVHPDRTGSGR, from the coding sequence ATGCGAATCACACCGACTCTCGCTGACGACAGAGTCCCGCTGGACACCATCGACCTGTTCGACCCCGCCCGCTACGCCGCGGGCAGCCAGCACGCGGCGTGGCGCACCTTGCGCGAACAGGCGCCGGTGTGGCGGCAGGCTGGGCCGGACGGCCGTCCATTCTGGTCGGTGACCCGCTACGACGACGTGCTACGGGTCATCAAGGACCACCGGACCTTCAGCTCCGAGCACGGCACGATCCTCGCCGTGCTCGGCGGAGACCCGGCCGGCGGCCGCACGATCAACCTCATGGACCCGCCGCGGCACGGCGCGGTGCGGGTGCCGACGATGACCCTGCTCTCCACCGGCGCCATGCTTCGCCGCGAGCACGTCATCCGGGCACGCGTACGCGCGATGGTGCAGCCGCTCCTGGCCGGCGGCGAGCTCGACCTGGCCCGGCTGCTGCTGCCGCTGCCCCTGCTCGCCGTCGGCGACATCATCGGCATCCCGACCGAGTACTGGCAGGACATTCCACGGTGGACGATGGCGGGGGTGGCGCCCGCCGATCCGGCCTTCGCCGACGGCACGGTCGAGGAGACGCTGCAGTCGGCGCACCACGAGCTGTTCGCCATGTTTCACGCGCTCGTGCGGGAGCGGCGGGTGCGCCCGCAGCCCGATGTCATCACGAGCCTGCTCGGTGTCCAGATCGACGGCGCCCGGCTCCGCACCGAGGACGTCGTGCTCAACTGCTACAGCTTCGTGATGGGTGCCAACACGACCACGCCGCACGTGGCGAGCCAGCTGCTGCTCGCCTTCGCCGAGCGGCCTGACCTGTGGCGGGAGCTGCGGGCCGCGCCGGAGCTGGCGGACGACGCGGTCGAGGAAGGATTGCGCTGGAGCACACCGACCAACCATCTGGTCCGGCGGACGAACAAGGCGGTGACGATCGCCGGTACCGACATCGACGAGGGCGAGCTGATCTGCGCCTGGGTCGCGTCGGCCAACCGTGACGAGAGCCGCTTCGCCGACCCTTACCGCTTCGACCCGCGGCGTGCGCCGAACCCGCACCTGGCGCTGGGCAACGGCATCCACTTCTGCAACGGCGGCCCGGCCGCGCGCCTGGTGCTGCGCATCCTGCTGGAGGAGCTGCTGCCGCACGTCGCCGAGTTCGAGGTCAGCGGAGACGTCCGGCACCTGCGGTCGAACTTCATCAACGGGCTGACCAGCCTGCCGCTCCGCGTGCATCCGGACCGGACCGGGAGTGGACGATGA
- a CDS encoding cytochrome P450 has translation MKITSPAPDTPVDLATVDLFDPDRYRDGCQHAVWRSLRRQAPVWRQRAANGSDFWSVTRHADCVRVLRDTETFSSEDGTILASVGIGDSAGGLTITLMDPPRHTDVRRPAMRLLGRSGVQRRMQLVSDRVAQLVAPFVADAGGDFALMARRLPMAMFGDLMGVPEELWDGIAYWSTVSIAPEDAEYRAGRSVEETMRSAHHELFTLLTEALRYRRRHPGDDLLTVLPRLRLDGRPMSDRQVMLNCYSYLLGAHSTSPHVAGHTLMVLMRRPDLWAAVAADPELIGPLVEEGVRWASPTHHLVRRVARDTQLGDVPMAEGDWVCAWVASANRDEAVFDRPYEFLLDRRPNPHLGFGAGPHFCIGTPLSRVALTLLFGHLIRPGVEVTAAGEPAHLRSNWINGLTHMPIAYRELNHANHTDSR, from the coding sequence ATGAAGATCACCTCGCCCGCACCCGACACGCCGGTGGACCTCGCCACCGTCGACCTGTTCGACCCCGACCGCTACCGGGACGGCTGCCAGCACGCCGTCTGGCGGTCGCTGCGCCGGCAGGCCCCGGTGTGGCGGCAACGCGCCGCGAACGGGTCCGACTTCTGGTCGGTCACCCGCCATGCGGACTGTGTACGGGTGCTGCGCGACACGGAGACGTTCAGCTCCGAGGACGGCACGATCCTGGCCTCGGTGGGCATCGGCGACAGCGCGGGCGGGCTCACCATCACGCTGATGGACCCGCCGCGGCACACGGACGTGCGCCGGCCCGCCATGCGCCTGCTCGGCAGGTCCGGCGTGCAGCGGCGGATGCAGCTGGTGAGCGACCGCGTGGCGCAGCTCGTGGCGCCCTTCGTCGCCGACGCCGGCGGCGACTTCGCGCTCATGGCCCGGCGCCTGCCCATGGCGATGTTCGGCGACCTGATGGGCGTGCCGGAAGAGCTGTGGGACGGCATCGCCTACTGGTCGACGGTGAGCATCGCGCCGGAAGACGCCGAGTACCGCGCGGGCCGCAGCGTCGAGGAGACCATGCGCAGCGCCCACCACGAGCTGTTCACGCTGCTGACCGAGGCGCTGCGCTACCGGCGCCGGCATCCCGGCGACGACCTGCTCACTGTGCTGCCGAGGCTGCGCCTGGACGGCCGGCCGATGAGTGACCGGCAGGTGATGCTGAACTGCTACAGCTACCTGCTCGGTGCCCACTCCACCTCGCCGCACGTCGCCGGGCACACCCTGATGGTTCTCATGCGACGGCCCGACCTGTGGGCCGCGGTGGCCGCCGACCCGGAGCTGATCGGTCCGCTCGTCGAGGAAGGCGTGCGGTGGGCCTCGCCGACACATCACCTGGTCCGCCGGGTCGCGCGGGACACTCAGCTCGGCGACGTGCCGATGGCCGAGGGCGACTGGGTGTGCGCGTGGGTCGCCTCGGCCAACCGCGACGAGGCGGTGTTCGACCGGCCGTACGAGTTTCTCCTCGACCGGCGCCCCAACCCGCATCTTGGTTTCGGCGCCGGGCCGCACTTCTGCATCGGTACCCCGCTCTCGCGCGTCGCGCTGACCCTCCTCTTCGGCCACCTGATCCGGCCCGGCGTCGAAGTCACCGCCGCGGGCGAGCCGGCACACCTCCGCTCCAACTGGATAAACGGCCTGACTCACATGCCGATCGCCTACCGAGAGCTGAACCATGCGAATCACACCGACTCTCGCTGA